Below is a genomic region from Isosphaeraceae bacterium EP7.
CAGCGGCGCCTGCTGACCGGCCGGATGAAGAAGGCGATGAAGGCGACCAGGAATCCCAAGGGAGACCCCGGCCTGAAATTCCTGTCGGGCGAGTTGAACGAGGTAATGGACGAGATCCAGCAGTATCGCCAAGGTGCCACGGCTCCCGTCGAGCACGAGGACCGGACGGGCTTCGTGATCGAGACCGCCAAGGCCGAGGTCGAGAGCATCCATGAGAAGGCCAAGTCGGCCCTGACGAAGTTGCAGGACTCGATGCCCGACCTCCACGACTTCCAGAACCTGATGGAAGAGCGTCGGCGCGTTCATGTGCTCCTTGCCGAGACCGAGGGCAAGAAGCAGAGCTATGACGCGATCTCGCAGACGCAGGGCGAGCCCGTCACGATCATCAGCAATGCGAGCGAGCCGACGACGCCGGTCCGGCCGAACCGGCCGGTCTACTTCATCGCCTGCGCCATCCTTGGCCTCGGGCTTGGCGTCGGCCTGGTCTGCGGCATGGAGCACCTGGATAAGTCGGTGAAGGTGCCCGAGCACCTGACCACAGGACTGGGACTGCCACTCTTCGGCGTCATCCCGCGCATCCGCAGGACGGCCCGCGTCCACCGAGGCGGGCACCTCTGGACCCCCGGCGCACCAACATCGTTGGAGGCGGACGCCTATCGCAATTTGCGGGCGAGTCTGCTGGGCCTGACCGGGCCCGACGGGCCGATGGTCACGCTGCTGATCACCAGCGCCAAGGCCGGCGAGGGGAAGAGCACCACGGCCCTGAACCTGGCCGCCACCTGTGCCCGCGCCGGTGAGCGGACTCTGCTGGTGGACGTGGACTTCCGCCGTCCCAGCCTGGCGTCGGCGTTCCCAGACGACGGGCACAATCTCGGACTGGTCGACGTGCTGGCCGAGGATATCCCCTGGTCGCGGGCTGTTGTCCGGACCGAGATCCCCAACCTCGACTTCATCCCGGCGGGCGACACGAGCAAGATCCCCGTCGAGATCCTGGGCACGCTGGAGATGCGCCAGCTTCTGAAGAGCCTGTCGCAGCATCACTATGACCGCGTCATCCTGGATGGGCCGGCGATCCTTGGCCTGGCCGACTGCCGGATGCTGGGCCGGATGGTGGACGGGGCCCTGATGGTGGTGCGGGCCGGTGCCCTGGAGCTGCGGCCCTTGCAGCGTGCCAAGGCGATGCTCGAACAGTCGAAGGTGCCGCTCGTCGGTGTTGTGTTCAATGCCCTGTCGGACGACTGGGAAAACTGGTCGAGCTATGGCAGAGAGGCCCTCTTCACGACGGGCCTGGAGCTTGGCCGCGAGGCGCGGGCGGATGGGTCGGACGATGAGGCCGCGGCGCTGCCCGCGGGCTCGGGGTCGTTCCGGTCCTGAATCGAGACTCGCACGGAGGCGGTCGCTTGAGCTGGCAATTACGACTTCGCAACGGAATCGATCGGGCCCTGGCCGTGTCCATCGCGACGATGGTTCTGGGTTCGGCGCTGGCCT
It encodes:
- a CDS encoding polysaccharide biosynthesis tyrosine autokinase; translated protein: MDGIQAYNAAPRPAPTTSYGASAGHLHAHVIPHSSGATKGPADYLRALRRRFWLALALAFPIIMAGSWYALRLTPIYRSVAEIKIERPQSDHGMSALLAHDVVRRDAEADAKFAPNQIQILRSKYLADKVLTRPEIVQSAAAGTDLAAELMANLQHKIQPGTSHYHISLEGTDPAQTMVLLRALLAEFKDRSKEESSALLERNKHFAAEQLNTLQKKLAVLDSEITRRLTSSTTIGPEGKSLVEDEYEYLKGMEARKQNQVDDLAQKMQLESLYPTLRDASPANPSAGALAELERQRRLLTGRMKKAMKATRNPKGDPGLKFLSGELNEVMDEIQQYRQGATAPVEHEDRTGFVIETAKAEVESIHEKAKSALTKLQDSMPDLHDFQNLMEERRRVHVLLAETEGKKQSYDAISQTQGEPVTIISNASEPTTPVRPNRPVYFIACAILGLGLGVGLVCGMEHLDKSVKVPEHLTTGLGLPLFGVIPRIRRTARVHRGGHLWTPGAPTSLEADAYRNLRASLLGLTGPDGPMVTLLITSAKAGEGKSTTALNLAATCARAGERTLLVDVDFRRPSLASAFPDDGHNLGLVDVLAEDIPWSRAVVRTEIPNLDFIPAGDTSKIPVEILGTLEMRQLLKSLSQHHYDRVILDGPAILGLADCRMLGRMVDGALMVVRAGALELRPLQRAKAMLEQSKVPLVGVVFNALSDDWENWSSYGREALFTTGLELGREARADGSDDEAAALPAGSGSFRS